The genome window ATCATACAGCTTTCTTTTTTTCCATACCATTTGTATCTGTTTTTGGCAATATAGTCATAAAACAGATTTCTGATTCCTGTAGGGATAATTCTGAAAACAGTTCCAAAATGCCAAAAACCTCCAAGACATCGGGCGATCTCAATTGCTGCCGAGGATTTATAGTAATACGCTTTTCCAGATTCATACAAAACTATGCTGTCAATATTTACTGGATTTACACCAATGTGTTTTAGAATCTGCTGACCCAATTCGGATTGTAAAGCGACGAATCTAAATACATCTTTCTGGTCGTGCTTTATAACAAACTGCACCGCCGAATTGCAAAGATTACAAACGCCGTCAAAGAGAATTATTTTTTTATTTGCTGCAGTCTTTGCAAGGAACGAAGCAATCTCACGCTGTTCTTCCATCTTTATCATTTTATAGGATCATAACATCTTTAATTTCTTCAAACAAATCTTTCCAAGTTGGATTTATTGAACGAATAAGATTGTTTTTGAATTCTCTAGATCCTCCTTTTATTTGTTTTTCTCTCGTTATTGCATCTTCAATCCATTGAAATTGCTCATAATAAACCAGAATATTTACATTATAACGAGCAGAAAATGATTGAGGATATTTTTTCTCCTTATGTTCTAAAATTCTTTGAGGCAAATTTGATGTCACACCTGTATAAACAACGGTTTGACTTTTATTGGTAATAATATAAACACGTGTTTGCTTCGTACCTCGCAATGACCTAGCCTTGTGTGATAACTGATAAACGAAAACTACTTCTTCCCAGCCTCAACAAACTCCAATTCTTCCAAGCTTACTTTCGAAGTAAAGAGTCCGTAATTCACAACTGCTTTATTTTTTTCAATTTTATCAATGCTTCCTATAGATTTTCCGTCCAGCATTCGCACTCGGTCACCGACTTTTAGAATAGGTTTTGGTTTTTCGATCACCGGTTTGAGTTTCTTCTCTTTTTTCTCAATTCGGATTTCTTCAACCTTGATTTCAACCTCCTTGATAATTTCTTTTTTCTTGGCTATAATCGCTTTCGCTTCTTTTGGAGTCGCTTTTTTACGTTTTGAATTTTCAATTTCAACTATTTTCAAAAATTCTCCAATCAGGTCTTTTTTGTTTTTATTATTAAAATATTTCTCGGCAATATCTTCTATTTTCTGGCCAATGTAAATCGTCTTTTGATTGCTGTCATACAATTCCTGATAGCTTTCCAATTTTTGCTTGATTTTGACATTTATATTCTCCATTTTTTTGCTTTCTTCCCGCGCTCTGGTTTCTTCTTCTTTCAAATTTGTCGAAGTTTTTTCCAGTTTCGAGCGTTCTTTTTGGAGATTAGCAATGGTTTTATCAAAACGTACTTTACCAATTTCAATCTTCTTTTTGGCTCGGTTGATTAAGCCAAAAGGAATCCCGTTTTTAAGTGCTACTTCAAACGTAAAAGAACTTCCTGCCTGACCTAAAACCAGTTTATACATTGGTTCCAATGATTTTTCGTCGAAAAGCATATTCGCATTAGTAGCATACGGCAGTTCATTTGCCAAAATCTTAAGATTCGAATAATGCGTAGTAATCAATCCAAAAGCTTCACGATGATAGAATTCTTCCAAGAAAATTTCAGCCAAAGCACCGCCTAACTCAGGATCCGAACCTGTACCGAATTCATCAATCAGGAACATGGTTCTTTTATTACACTTCTTCAGGAAGTAGTTCATGTTCTTTAAGCGGTAACTATACGTACTTAAATGATTTTCAATCGATTGATTATCTCCGATATCTGTAAGTATTCTGTCAAAAAGGAAAGTTTCACTTCTTTCATGTACCGGAATAAGCATACCCGACTGAAGCATCAATTGAAGCAGACCAACAGTTTTCATCGAAATGGTTTTACCGCCGGCATTTGGTCCTGAAATTACAATAATCCGGTTTTCCTGACTTAATTCTATTGTCTGCGGATGCGTAACTTCCTTTTTCTGTTTGTTGTTTAAATACAAAATCGGGTGGAAAGCTTCTCTAAAATACAGACGGCGTTCGTCTGTAATTGCAGGTAAAATACCGTTGATTTTGTTCGCATATTTTGCCTTGGCGGCAATAACATCAATATCGCTGAGAAAATCCTGATATTGAATCAATAAAGGCAAAAACGGACGGACAGCATTCGTCAGCTGTTTTAAAATCTTTGTGATTTCTTCTTTTTCCTCATATTCCAAATTTGCAAGTTCACGGGAATATTTCAATGTATTTTCGGGTTCAATATAAGCAATGCTTCCGGTCTTGGAACTTCCAAGGATAGAACCTTTCACTTTTCGGCGGTACATGGCCAAAACGGCCAAAACACGGCGGTTTTGTACAAAACTTTCTTTGATATCGTCCAAATAACCCAAACTGTTGTACTGCGTCAAAGCCGAACCAAAACTCTGGTTTACTTTCCCGCGAACCAGATTCATTTCACGGCGGATTTCCAAAAGACGGGGAGAGGCATTGTCTTTTATTTCACCATATTTATCGGCTACGGCATCTACCAGCGTAATGATTGCTTTGGTTAATTGGATAACTGAGCTTTTGGCGCAAAGATTTGGATAATAATCATTGAATTTATTTAAAAATGCCAAAAGCACATTGGTAGTTTCAGATATAGTCGCAATTTTTCTGAAACTGCCCACTTCAAGAAAACTGTCTTCGATTGCCAAAAACTTGATTTCATGCGTTATAGCATCAAAACCATGGTTAGGAATCGCATTATTATTTTGAAAAGAAGAGACATATTCTGAAGTCTGCATTAATGCACTCATCAAAGATTCTTTTTCTCTAAAAGGAGTTATTTCCAAGGCTTTCTGCTTTCCTATATCGGTATTACAAATTTCGGATATTGTTTCAAGAACCGTTGGAAATTGTAAGTCCTGTAATGTTTTTTCGGTAATGGAGATCATTATTATATATCAATTGTCAAAAGTCCAAAGTTACAAAGTAAAAAGTCAAAAACCATTTTCTTTACACTCTTTCCAAAATCTTTCCGAACTTTACAGCAAAATATTTTTATGAATCTCAATTTAAACCCTTCATGGCAGACTATTTTAGCCAATGAAATTGAAAAAACTTATTTCATCAAATTAATGGAAGATGTGAATGAAGAATATCAAAACTTCATTTGTTTTCCTCCAAAAGAACTGATTTTTTCGGCTTTTAATAATTGTTCATTTGAAGATATAAAAGTGGTGATTATCGGGCAGGATCCGTATCACGGGGATGGAGAAGCCAATGGTTTGGCTTTTTCGGTGAATGATTCGGTTAAAATTCCACCTTCACTCCGCAATATTTTTAGGGAAATCAATACCGATCTGGATTCTATTTTTATACCAAGTTCAGGAAATTTGGAATCATGGGCAAAACAAGGCGTTTTGTTGCTTAATGCGTCCTTGACTGTTAGAAGAGATAATCCAAACAGCCACAAACACCTTAAATGGAATCTTTTTACTGATGCAGTTATCCAAAAAATATCAGACGAAAAAGAGAATGTGGTTTTTATGCTTTGGGGGAGTTTTGCACAAAAAAAAGGAGCAAAGATTGACAGAAGTAAACATTTGGTTTTAGAATCAGGGCATCCTTCGCCAATGAGCGCCAATCAGGGAAAATGGTTTGGTAATAAACATTTTAGCAAAGCAAATTTATATTTGGAAGAAAATAGCATGAAGAAAATTGATTGGTTGTGATTTTTTAAACTTCCTGTGCAGAAGATTATATTTCATTTAGTTAACCTTTTAATCAAAAGAATTCCTCGAGGCTCTGCCTCGGGGTGATGCGCAAAGATTAGTATATTTGTTTGATGAGTGAACATATTTTCAAACGGCATAATAAAAGCTTGTTGCTTTATCATTTGGTTTGTCCGATAAAATATCGAAGAAATGTTTTATCGGAGGATGTAGAACTGAGTTTGGTAGAAGTTTGTAGAAATATTTCGGAACGATATGAAATTCATTTTGTTGAGATAGGAGCAGATGAAAATCATGTACATTTTTTGATACAAAGCGTGCCAAAGATTTCTGTTGAAATTATTGTCAGGACAGTAAAAAGTATTACAGCAAAAGAGCTCTTTCGTTTACATCCAGAAGTTAAAAGTAAGTTATGGGGAGGTAATTTTTGGACGAGTGGATATTATGTAAATACGGTTGGTCAGTATGGTAATGAGAATGTGATTCAGAAATACATTCAAAATCAAGGAGAAGAAAAGACTGTTTACAAATCGTTTAACAAAAATCAGCTACGGTTGTCTTTTGAGTAATGCGATACCTCGAGGCTCTGCCTCGGGGTAATTCATTTCACTCTCGCAAAGGCGCGAAGACGCAAAGAAATCAGATTCAAACTTTGCGTCTTCGCGTCACTGCGAGAATTATATTTGGGAAACTATAGCAAGAAAATCCTAATTCAATCACATTAGAATTACTCCAATGTCAAAGCCCCTAATATTTCTTCGGACAAGAAAGGGCCTCCAGGATATTTGGCTGTATAATCGAGGTTCAGCCATACTTGACCATGTTCGTCAATGTGATAATTAAGCTGTTTATTTTTGCTTTCCTCGACGAACAAAACATTCTTAATTAAAAAATTGGCTTTCTCAAGATCACTTTTGCTTCCAATTAAAATTTCGGGATAGATATGTCCTTTGGTATGAATGAGTCTAGGCGTTCCTCCAATAGAGCGGACGCAGGCCGCCATCAAAATGGAATGATCGTCGCAGTCTCCCGAAAAATAAAGCAGTGATTCGTGTGCTGTGGCGATATAATCTCCGTTTTTAGGATCGTTAACGTAGTTCCAACGGCTGTTAATTTCCTTAAAAACAGCAAAGCACTGAATTAAATTCCTGTAATCCGAATATCCTCGAATGCCTTTAAAATGCTTGGTTGTAGCCATTATGGCAAAATTCCTAACTTTTGGATTTTTATATTCGATTGCCATTAAAATCTCAGATTTATTAGGGAACGGCAGTAATTTGGCAATGATAATATCCTGAGGAAACGGATCGTTATTCATTGTGTAGAGCATTGTATTATAGTCTTCAAAAACAGAATTGAAACTAAAATTTCCAAACATGCTTCCATAAACAAGAACTAACAAATACAGCGCAAAACAAACGATAATTATAGTTCGTAAAGCATATAAAGCAAAGTAAATAATCCCCAAAACAAGAATAAAAAGAAGCACTCTGTCCAAACCAAAATACCATTGCGGGTCGATTAGATTTTGGTGAAGCACGATAAATAAAGGAATCGTAATGAGTGTGCTCAATAAAAAGATAACAAAACGATCCCAAGGCTTTTTCAACTGAAACTTGGATTTTACGAGATGAAAATTCGTTTTGTTAATTTGTACCATAACACCCAAAAGCAGGGAATTGTTTTTTTAAGCCACTAAGATACTAAGTTTCTAAGTTTCTAAGATGCTAATTTTTTTAAGTTTCAAAGTTTTTTTTAAATCTCTTAGCGACTTAGAATCTTAGAAACTTAGCAGCTTTTTACACATTGATGTCCTTAAAATCATTAGAAATGGCATAGCGGATCATATTGGTAAATGCCTCATTATCCAATTTTGGTATTTCCAGAATAGAATTCAGCAAAGTAGTATCGTATTCGTTTGGATTGGTAATAAAATAAGGTTTTAAATGCTTGCCGATACTTTCGTAATACAGTTTCTCGATAGTGTTTTTGTATTTGAAATCAAGCGGATTCTTGATTAAGGTAAAATTGGTATAACCCACTTCTTTCATAATCAGCTGAAGTCCTTTTACGATATTGAAACTTTTGTCATTTACAATATTCAACTGTTCAATATCGTCACGCTCAAAGGTATTTACAATCACTTTAGACACATAATCGACCGGAATAATATTCAAACCTGTTTCTTCATTGATGATGAAACGAACATTTTCCTGTTCTCCTTTTCGCTGGGAGGTAAAGTGGAAAAATTTGGCCAAAAGATAAAAAACCATATATTTCGGAATGAAATAAGGGCTTTCGGTTCCCAGCATTTTCCCTCCGATTACGCTAGGGCGCAGAATTTGAAAAGGCAGTCCAAGTTTTTTGCATTCCTGTGCAAT of Flavobacterium marginilacus contains these proteins:
- the tnpA gene encoding IS200/IS605 family transposase; the encoded protein is MSEHIFKRHNKSLLLYHLVCPIKYRRNVLSEDVELSLVEVCRNISERYEIHFVEIGADENHVHFLIQSVPKISVEIIVRTVKSITAKELFRLHPEVKSKLWGGNFWTSGYYVNTVGQYGNENVIQKYIQNQGEEKTVYKSFNKNQLRLSFE
- a CDS encoding thiol-disulfide oxidoreductase DCC family protein, with product MEEQREIASFLAKTAANKKIILFDGVCNLCNSAVQFVIKHDQKDVFRFVALQSELGQQILKHIGVNPVNIDSIVLYESGKAYYYKSSAAIEIARCLGGFWHFGTVFRIIPTGIRNLFYDYIAKNRYKWYGKKESCMIPTMELKKKFLE
- a CDS encoding endonuclease MutS2, coding for MISITEKTLQDLQFPTVLETISEICNTDIGKQKALEITPFREKESLMSALMQTSEYVSSFQNNNAIPNHGFDAITHEIKFLAIEDSFLEVGSFRKIATISETTNVLLAFLNKFNDYYPNLCAKSSVIQLTKAIITLVDAVADKYGEIKDNASPRLLEIRREMNLVRGKVNQSFGSALTQYNSLGYLDDIKESFVQNRRVLAVLAMYRRKVKGSILGSSKTGSIAYIEPENTLKYSRELANLEYEEKEEITKILKQLTNAVRPFLPLLIQYQDFLSDIDVIAAKAKYANKINGILPAITDERRLYFREAFHPILYLNNKQKKEVTHPQTIELSQENRIIVISGPNAGGKTISMKTVGLLQLMLQSGMLIPVHERSETFLFDRILTDIGDNQSIENHLSTYSYRLKNMNYFLKKCNKRTMFLIDEFGTGSDPELGGALAEIFLEEFYHREAFGLITTHYSNLKILANELPYATNANMLFDEKSLEPMYKLVLGQAGSSFTFEVALKNGIPFGLINRAKKKIEIGKVRFDKTIANLQKERSKLEKTSTNLKEEETRAREESKKMENINVKIKQKLESYQELYDSNQKTIYIGQKIEDIAEKYFNNKNKKDLIGEFLKIVEIENSKRKKATPKEAKAIIAKKKEIIKEVEIKVEEIRIEKKEKKLKPVIEKPKPILKVGDRVRMLDGKSIGSIDKIEKNKAVVNYGLFTSKVSLEELEFVEAGKK
- a CDS encoding SDR family oxidoreductase encodes the protein MKIILTGATGVLGSHIMYDLLELFIKNNNSGKLFIIARNKGKVSAVERVNELLTSDYTPEILRKSGLEELHKYIEIIDSDLANLQDTFSEKIKGAYFIHSAGYVNLSTDEKLKGKIFDENAKITQALFNTFHPFIKKFIYIGTAFSSGIRAGLIGNDFHNLGFKPKHRNAYENAKFHSENFIAQECKKLGLPFQILRPSVIGGKMLGTESPYFIPKYMVFYLLAKFFHFTSQRKGEQENVRFIINEETGLNIIPVDYVSKVIVNTFERDDIEQLNIVNDKSFNIVKGLQLIMKEVGYTNFTLIKNPLDFKYKNTIEKLYYESIGKHLKPYFITNPNEYDTTLLNSILEIPKLDNEAFTNMIRYAISNDFKDINV
- the ung gene encoding uracil-DNA glycosylase, which translates into the protein MNLNLNPSWQTILANEIEKTYFIKLMEDVNEEYQNFICFPPKELIFSAFNNCSFEDIKVVIIGQDPYHGDGEANGLAFSVNDSVKIPPSLRNIFREINTDLDSIFIPSSGNLESWAKQGVLLLNASLTVRRDNPNSHKHLKWNLFTDAVIQKISDEKENVVFMLWGSFAQKKGAKIDRSKHLVLESGHPSPMSANQGKWFGNKHFSKANLYLEENSMKKIDWL
- a CDS encoding transglutaminase is translated as MVQINKTNFHLVKSKFQLKKPWDRFVIFLLSTLITIPLFIVLHQNLIDPQWYFGLDRVLLFILVLGIIYFALYALRTIIIVCFALYLLVLVYGSMFGNFSFNSVFEDYNTMLYTMNNDPFPQDIIIAKLLPFPNKSEILMAIEYKNPKVRNFAIMATTKHFKGIRGYSDYRNLIQCFAVFKEINSRWNYVNDPKNGDYIATAHESLLYFSGDCDDHSILMAACVRSIGGTPRLIHTKGHIYPEILIGSKSDLEKANFLIKNVLFVEESKNKQLNYHIDEHGQVWLNLDYTAKYPGGPFLSEEILGALTLE
- a CDS encoding GIY-YIG nuclease family protein — encoded protein: MPQRILEHKEKKYPQSFSARYNVNILVYYEQFQWIEDAITREKQIKGGSREFKNNLIRSINPTWKDLFEEIKDVMIL